tgcagatgatggatgcaacttagcggtcgacgatgggatgatcggggccaacgAAGTGCTTAGTGCCGAACGATTAAGGAGGCtggtggagtcaaggatgattctagctgaacacgtgaagGTCAAGTAGAGCATAGAAGGTGGATGGAGATAGCATGTTGATaaaatcaagcgaaggggatgctggtacaagtgataaggcggcccgagggaccgggagcgggagagatttaccagcggtcaagatcgcataATGGAGTACACACATCGATATCGAAGCTcttacttaaggtgtaagtaaaaCGACGAGTCAttctttgagaagcgtgcagatggtttcgcggtttggtctcaaaatcgtgggagaaCTGAagaagtatgtggcaccatcgtgaagcttgcgtcgaggtgaagctaagtcatgaagatgCAGTGGCTATCCggtgaatagagaagaaaatagactaaaatgtcCTCAGTTATAGGTaagagtgtactataagagaggggtattttataaaagaactaggaaacttaggagtcaaatttactaggcctataaatagaagggtaggattatgagagagtttgaatcaGCCATTAAAGCCTCCTTATGTcactcatttgagagtttagagttagggttttagagaagaaaattatgagtgcttagcctatgtaatatgtgagagttttgatagataaatttttgtaatccgtctaaaatatgGCGATCTCTtcgagtaataaagtttatattttttcatatgcttgaattacCCTACttttagttttcctctattggttcctttataagtttgtaagtttttcggtttctggttttgattttcgttttgtttttttggctaaaatgtcagcaccttatgaggtcatttctcttattgctagaggcataaaattcgtatacacacgcttatgtgataggtttttgaattctcttgattctagataatcaacttagagagttttgttgctcggtattcatctatttttgtttctttacaagttatgatctttcgatACTAAGAAAcataaattaattttaaatagaaCCTATGATTTATATATCATCTATAGAGTCGTGTTGTCTCGATTTTTtattgttaaaatttctctctatttttgttttttctttagtTTTGAGATACATTATGTgatctaaataaaaaaagactatcaattttaaaaaaatataatatatctaTTCACACCCTCTAATCATCAATCCCGTTACTACCTTTATGTTTCCGGCTGTGATCGGTCGACGACGTCCGCGGCGAAATCTGGCGGCTAGGCTAACTTGTTGCTTGAAACGAAGCTCGCTCGCACTGTCGCTCACGCGCTTGCTCCGAGGCGCACGCGGGGAGCTTGCGTAGCATACGTGCAGATCAAACCGGCCCTCCATCCCTAGCTTGCTCTCCGCCGCGACAAGTTTCCACGCATGCAGATGCATTCGATCGAATTGAATGCGGAATGCGGCGAGTCGGGAACGCcgccacctgctccctctccctgCGCAGCATGCCAGCTCATTTCCGGCTACCTGACGCATGGCTAAGCTCCTCGGCCCACGTACACTACTCTACACTACTACTCCGTGTCATGCATGGAGacgttttttctttttttttttaacgacaGTGGCTACGCATGCATATATCCTCCTGTAGTGTACGTACCGAACTACGTCCCGAAGCATTCAGAGAGATGGAAGCTAGCTTGGAGATGTAGCGCAACAAGATAACGGAGTTCTATCGTCATCGATCATGCACGCTACAGGAGTACTAGCACGAACGCACGGCTCGACCGACGTCAATCGTTCGAAGGTCGCACTAGCTACTAGGAGGAGTACTGTATAGCCAGACGCATGGCTAGGTTCAATGAACCCACTTTCCCATGCACTACGCTACGGTTTTAGCTCATCATTACATCACGTAGGCGCTGCCAACATTTTCGAGTATCCGCGTCTCACCGTCTCTCTAGTCCCCAAAAAAACTTCCTGacccaaaactaaaaaaatcgaGCCACAGCGCAGGAGTGCGTGTTGCCTGTGCTCCAGTGCTGGGAGTCGTACTACTCCACTGTCCACTCCATGCATTTCCGAATTTTCACATCACACTGGCTGGTGTAGCACGCACCTTTCTCCGTTCCGGTGTGCCCACCTGTCTCGAAAGGCAAAAACCAGCTGCTTCACCATGCGGCCAAGCCCAGCAGGCAGCAGCCAGAGGAGAGGTACGGTAGCCCTGCCAATCTGCAACCGCCCTCTCCTCCCtgcgcgtgcatgcatgcagcagctGGCTAGCGCTGCAGCTTCACGCACTGACGCACCACCTTGGGGAAGGGTGCGCCTTAGCAGATCTATTCGTATGTGATTTTAGACACTAAAATGGTAATTATACGTGTTAGCTTGtctctttttttcttgtctTTAGCAGCTCGTCCCCGCTCCTTCTTCGGCGACTCACCTCTGCTCTACCTTTTTTTTATAGGCTTCGGTGGTTTTCCATCTCCAGATTCGTCACCGCCGTCACGTTAACCCAATATTATCAGGCGGTTGCTTTACAGTCCCTATTCCTGACACAATCTATCGGCGATCCTCCACCTCTCGCCCGATGGCACCCTCGTCGCCCGGCTTCAGTCATCCCCTGTTTGCCTCCTCCGCCTTACCGGTCACCACCTCAGACCTCTCTatcaaaaccctaaaccctagttTTAACCTTAACCTGGATCTACCTAGCCAGCCGCCATCCACAACCAACTTTGATACGCAACTTCCCAAGATGCTTGTATTGGCAGAGAGGGAGCAACTCGGCAAAACAAGCGAGCACGGTttcttttcccctctctctgCACGCCCCTATATATACCCTCTCCATCTCATCCCACCTCTCAATCGCAACCAACCAAGCAACCCCTCCACACTGACAGAAGCAAGGTAGAGGGAGaaagctagagagagagagagagatgagaccggggagaggaggaggagcaggaggagaagGTGTGGAGGTGGCGCTAATGGGTGGCGGGACGCCGAGCCTGTGGAGAACGCCGACGCCGTACCTGTTCCTGGCGTTCGCGGTCATGATGGGCCTCATCGCGGTGGCGCTGCTCGTGCTCATCTGCACGCGCCGCAAGACGTCCTCGAGGCAGGAGGCCGACGAGAAGGCCGCGTTCGGGAGGGTGCTCGTGCCGCTCGACAGGGAGCCCAAGGTCGTCGTCATCATGGCCGGCGAACACGCGCCGTCCTTCCTCGCCAGCGCCAAGCCGCTCGCCTTcgtccccgcccccgccccacGCGGCGCTGAGGCTGACGGCGCCGCAGCCGTGTAGGCGCGGCCGCACGCGCGAGCGAACACCCGCGTGGCGAAGCGGCGACACGTGGCCAATTTTGTCGATAcattttctttggtttttttttttggcttggaGTTCGCCGGCGGTGAGCCGATCGAGCGCCGCCCAGACGGCGGCTTTGAAATCTGTTCCGGGCTTTCGGCAAAACTCAATAAACGCGTACGGCTTTTTGTCTGCCTTCCTCACCTGGATCGCATCGATTTGGCTTCTTTTTTACGCAATTTTCCGCTGCATCGTGCTTGTTCGTCCAATAATCGCTCGTAGGCCATTCCTTGAAGTTCACGACCACGGGAATACGAGAAGATATGACATCATCGCGGCGATGACGAGTCTCTCTGTTTCCCTGCGTGGCTGCTTCACATAAATTCTAACcatgaatattttttgtgtttCGTTTGAACTTTTGAAACGATAAAGCTAGATTTGActtcaaaaatagttttatgaCATGCAACTCTGTTATATCTTGCAAAATAACACACTCTATTTGTGAACGGAGAAATTCTTCGTGTTGTCCAAAACAGTATGGACTATCGAACGGGCTCACCTTTCAGTTGTCATGTTTAGACAGTCTAGTATACTGGCATTTTGGCCCGTTAGAAGAAGAGACAACTTCACGTAGCCGAAGCCATGCAGCCGTGGACAAATAACAGATCCACACAGGCCGGCCGGACAGCAATGACAcgaagatagcagagtggtgTGCGTAGCGGCACGTTTGAGTAGAATTTATGCAGCGGGTATTTATATACGTCGCGATACTTTAGCAAACCAAGGGGCCATAAACTTTAAATTCGCCACTAGATTATTTTGAAATAAAGGCCGCCATTTTCCCCCACCTGTACGACCAAGTGCTCCCATTAGTTCTAAAAAAATCCTGTACAGATagttctctatctctctctcacacacacacatatatgtatgtttgCACTCCTATGCCCTTTATAATTCGTCAACAGAAAGTATTGCTGCCACCTATCCGATTGTACTTATTGTTACACCAGCTGATTTCTTGCTAAATCGGTGGCAGACGAGCAGATCAGATAAGTCACTTGAAAAGCCCATCCAGATTCGTGTTAATCCTGTGCTAACCAATTCAGAGAGAAATGGTAGAGTCGCCATGTTTGCGGTTGAGATAAATCATTCAGTTTTGGCAATGTAAGGAGAACTTATCCAATCCACAACAACCGGAACTAGAGTAAGATCATTTTATATATATTAGCCCCTTTTAGCAAAGGTGCTTTGTTTACATtaaaaaacagataaataaGACACGAAGTTAGTGATGGATCGTAATCATTTATGTtaaaagtgatgggtcatcctaggtgagacataagtgacggatcaaattgTGACGTATCATTTATGACTCGTtatcagtgatggatcatccTAGGTgagatataagtgacggattaaattgtgacctatcacttatgactcggATCATCTTggcaagtcataagtgacatgtcaagTATGattcgtcaccaatgactaactcatcagtggtGAGTCATCctagagagtcattagtgatgaattAAGTTTTGATCCATCACTATTGAACAGTTTGATGCAACAAAGCAGAAGAAAGAATTTTGATTACTCAATTATTAGGTGCATTAGTCAATCAGTTTGATGAAACATTATATGCATTAGCCCATCaactcatcaattttttttatgtagttatgagaaaaaataatttatccttcataatttatatcaattataaatctagctactatgaattaaaaataataactaattgCATTTATTTGCAGACCATAAAATGTGTAGTAAAATAAATAATGGACATTCAACAATTtacttatatagtaaatatgtacatatctgctcaaatttgatgtaaggggtgatagctatggacacaaatatACCTTCTGAAAACGGTGTAGAAACTTTCAGggacgagaactcaatctttcaagccggTTTTGGCATTGAAAAATTCACTAAACCCGAAAAAGTTagagagaaacggatgtaattTGTTCTGTAGATGTTTGTAGAgtaaaaaaagttaaatttgGAGTCTGTATTCAAAAGTTATTCCTGTTTTACCGAGGACGCTTCGAGTCACTTATTtgaaatattagttatattgcttatttcaattctGCAGCTGCTTTCGATCGAAGTGAACAGCTCAATTGAACTTTAATTCATCTCTTTGATTCCAAACTTTGAATCAAACTATTAAAAGTGTTTTTAATTCTTTTACGATTAAACTCTAGAGCAACCTATAATTTAAattgataacataaacatatttgacgggtcataaccgtgatcaCGGTTATGAGCCATCACATATAACCTTCGGCAACAAAGCATAAAAGGATAAAATGTCCATTTCATATCATAACAATGTGATAGATGAGTTAGTGAGAGGGTTCGCATACGAGAGAGGTGACGGGTTTGCTTGTGGGGCCTATGCGACTGGCTCGGGTTGGGTAAAAACATATTTTTGAGactttttatgtttttaaaaatGCGAAAAAATTTCATCAAGTCATAAGACCTGTTACCCATAATGATTATAAGTTATCACGGTCACGACGATTGCGACGGAATGTTATGGTGTTCATCAAATCAAAAGAATATATAtagatgtatttatatataactAGCTATAGAATATCTTATTCTATGGCCGAATTCAACTCACACATCCGACCCAACCCGAATGACCCGACCCAACCCATTTGCTCAaattgtgagttttttttttttcctattttgatctTCAGTGGGTCCGCGTCATGGACAATAGCGCTGATATTGTAGCGCGAACATGGCCAACACCCGCGCTATTGTCCatggggtccgcgccatggacaatggcgcggatattgtagcgcgaacacggccaacacccgcgccattgtccatgggggtccgcgccatggacaatggcgcggatatTGTAACACGAACACGGCCAAcacccgcgccattgtccatggcgcggacccctgGCATCACCTCCAGTACCGAGCCTTTGGGGTCCGCGCCATAGACAATGGCGCGGATATTGTAGCGCGAACACGGACAACACCctcgccattgtccatggcgcggacccctggcttcacctccagtaccgagcctttggggtccgcgccatggacaatggcgcagATATTGTAGCGCGAACACGGACAACACctgcgccattgtccatggcgcggacccctgGCATCACCTCCAGTACCGAGCCCGGGGCGCGCCATTCCTGGGTCCCGAGCCTGGGGCGCGCCATTCCTGGGttcgcgccatggacaatgacGCGAAACGCCTCACGTACCCTGGCTACAGAATAACCTATATTATAGCTAGCTACATATTATACTtgtcgtatatatatatatatacacacaccacGTGGGGCCCTGCGACCCACTGCTCTTGTTGCGGCTAGCCTGGAAGCGGCGCCTTGAGCGTGAAGAGGGTGCTCACTAGAACAATCGGAACTAGAGTAAGATGACTTTATATATATTAGCCCCTTTAAGCAAAGGTGCTTTGATTAATTCATTTTGATTTCATGAACACCAGAACATTCCGTCGCATAAGTCAGTGAATTTGCAAAGTGAGACAGCGATTCGTTCCTTGAGTTCTAGCTCTCCTCTAtagttgtttttttatttcatctctctctatatataaacCACGTGGGGCCCTGCCATCCACTACTCTTGTTGCGGCTAGCCTGGAAGCGGCGCCTTGAGCGCGCAGAGGCTGCTCACTGGAAAAGCCACTCtctgcctcctctctctcttcctcttagTCCTTGTCACCATGTTCTGGTCTAGGTCTAGAAAACCAACACGCAGGGGCATGGATGGGTGGATCCACATGCAGGGTTCAAGCCCCCTTTCTACAGGCAGGAACGTTATTGAAAAGATGTGCACGAGTAGGAGCAGAAGGGagcagaagaaagaaaaagagaactcTACATTTTGTTCCTGTGTCTGCCATTAGGGTATACGAGTACCACAGCTGCTCCTAGTAGCAAATGTTATcttttgcatcatgcatgctTTTGTATGTACATCTCTATGGTCAATTTGTCTGTCTGGAGCATAAGAATTTTTCTAGAGTatttcaagaaaagaaaaaagttcaATTTAATAGAAATTCTTCGGTTCCAAATGGGGCCTAAGTAAAACTGTGGTTGCACACAATCCACTCGACCGTGCAACATACATCTAAGAGTGGcacatcatctatttttttttagtgaACGCACATTATCAAATTGATTATTTATATGTCTACCTtttttagctctatttttttgCCATTTGGTAGAAAAAAGAATCGGTGTTTCAGCTTTAGGTGGGTAATGTACTTTCTTCCTATCTTTTCTTTGGACTGGTAACGTACATTGTACTCTCATACTGGTACTACTATAGTACTCCCTCATCGTAAATACcactatattttattaaaatatatttataaaatttattgaatttatgatattatgaattatttttaagataaatttacacatataattttagatttttcaaactaaatattttaaaagctattattagttaaaattttaaaattttgaccaaaAAGTTTCctaaaatgatatgtatttatgaccagagGGAGTACCAATATAATTACTAGGGGTGTGCTTAGTTCTCTGAATGAGATTTTGTAGAACTATATTGTATAAGTAGGCTGAGTGGAAGCATATTGAGTattgttatatttattgaaaaaatagtgtttggttgattgtatATGTCTGAACAGGGTAAAATAAGTTTATGTTTGATTGATTGAATCTGAGATCGTATGAGCAGATGCAACAATTGATATTATGATTGGTTACTCGTATAAAGATTATTTTAAAATACTAACAAATAAGTCTATCCGTATAAGCGGGTCAGACCACTGAGTGGAGCTCAAGTTAGGACAATGCTATATATTTGTATTAATCGTGCTATgctaaaacaatatatatacacaactaAACAGACTTCTAACTAAGATTAATAAATTGTACGTATCTACTAAACTAGGCTAGAAAAGATTGGAACAACCAAACACATCTCATTATAAACGGCACATGCGAGTGCGCGCACCAACTTTAGAAGAAGTCTACGAGCTGCGGGTGGAGCTTTTGGGAGTGGGGACGTGAGTCATGAACCAAAGCCAAAAGGGAGGGGCCAGCCAGGAGCAGCTTGTAACCAGGCATGGCCATCATTGCCTCCACCAATGCACCACAGTATCAGGCCATTTCTTTCTCCATTGCCGTGCAGAATATCTCCAAGCATATGACTTCTCCATTTGCTCCATCAAGGTCCATAGTCTCAACTTTTTAAGACCTCCACCATCATGTCCACGGAGAAAATGTTTCGGCCCAGATCGGTTTGTGCCTCCCAGGGTGATCAAGGAGACGCTACATTTTCTTATAAGAAAACTTAGCATTGATTCTGGTATATATCCAGCGAAGAAGATTAGCATCCGAGCCATTCTATGTGACTCGAGTCTAAGTGAGCGGGAGCTAAacagaagtaaattttataagacaCTTCATCGAAAGATTTTTACGAGACTCTTATTCATATCATTATTCTCTGATCTAACGGCTGACACGTGCAACTAAGAGGAAGAAGGTGACACGTGGTATGTACATAAGGGAATTTTTCTGTTATACCAGATCTCACAAAATTTCCTTCCAACTAAACCATCTCCAACATGTAGCGTCGTAGGCTACTATATATTGTTTTGGATCTAAAATTAGGGTGTGGTTGGTGAGGCGTCAGTCACTCAATTTATACATGATTTCACTCTAATATGAATCTTAAAGCTAATTCGACCACACAAATACTGCATTTCCGCGGACTTCGCCTGTACAAGTGAGATCGCATTTCTGATATGCAGGAAAGCCTGCACTCATTTTTTAGGAAAACATACTCATCATGGTTGGCCTAACTGGAACAAGATATTTCGACGACAATTTGGAGACGGAAACCTAGCACTGTACATTGCTTCCCAATAATTAACTTCCCAAATTTCAAATAAGCCACTTGGTAAAAAGTGAACCAGCTAGGTAGGCCCTTCACGTTGGCCTCCTCATGCATGCGTGGCCTCCGCCGTCCGCCTTCTGGGGTGTTTCGGAACTTGGAAGCATCATCCCCACGAATATTCCGGCCCGGTTTGGAGCCTTCCTCTCTGTTGCAAACAGTGCACGCACGTATGCAATGCTGCAGCCTACGACTGCGATGGTTGCCAGTTGCTGATCCTTCCAATGAGCCACTGGCAGTGCTACGCTACACTCTAGCCGCCGATAGAGGGAAAAGGATGAGAATGCTGAGTATGTTGCGCGTCAGATCATCACCATTCACCAGGACAACAGCAACCCCTGCTGCTTTTTCAACCCCCGCcgccccaccccccccccccccacccctttAACAGGACCTAGTCCAAATGGGAGAACAACACTCGTTTGGTGGCTAAGCATGGCAACAGGGCAGGTCATGTCTAGATGCTGTAAGAATGCATCCGATTTGAAGCCTAAATTAAAATACTCGGTCCGTCTCCGAAACACCTAACGGTTGAAAATCACTTCTACCCGCAAACCCGATAGGGACCCCGCAGACGGGAGCTGCGAGCAGCTGCAGGTGCGGGCAGCAGCGCAGTGCCGACCGTCAAGGCGGGTGCGATCGGGAGCGGTTGCGGCAAGCGCGAACAGCGACGTGGAGCGGCGGTGGCCAGATGCGCGGTTATTGCGAGCTGACAAGAGGGTGGGCTGGGCTCTTCAGACTCCCATGGACGTCCACGGGTAAATATGTGTCCTCGCTTCCTGACCCGAACCCAAATAAAGCACCCGACCCAAGACCCCATGAGACAAAACTTGCCCCCGTCCTTCTCCGCTAGATGTAAAAGCTGCGAAGACCAGATCTGATCCGTCATGTTGCCAGCCCTATTGCTGGCTGGCTTTTCTGTTGGCGCCAAAGCTTCCCTTCTGGCCCATAGGTTTCAGAGAGAAAACTCAAAAGCGATCGATGACATCTGCCGAAGTGTCCGGTGTTGGGTGCGCTACTTTCTTCTATCAGTGGAGCCAGCCAGTCTCCTTCGATCAATCACTTGACTGATGGCCACAGTTCAAGTGCCGATACCTAGTCCTAGCTAGGAGCGGCATGCAGTGTTCAGCAAGCCTGGATGGATCCACTCACGGCGGCCAGTGGCCGGGGCTATTCGCCGCAGTAGAAGGGTGTCGTCACACTGGCACATGATGTCGACACACGCGCGTTGCGTAACACTCGGCACCCGGTCCGGAGCTCTGAACGCACGGCCGGTTCGCTTCGCTCCATCATCCGGCGGCAGTGGAGCGCGACCGCGCGATCGGGTGGACGCGCTCGCTCCATCGTCAGCAGTGCCGCCGCGAGCGGCCGCTCCCGATTGGACAATCTCTTCTAGCTTGATCCGGTACATACGTATAATctataagaaaa
The sequence above is drawn from the Phragmites australis chromosome 10, lpPhrAust1.1, whole genome shotgun sequence genome and encodes:
- the LOC133883497 gene encoding protein GLUTAMINE DUMPER 5-like, coding for MRPGRGGGAGGEGVEVALMGGGTPSLWRTPTPYLFLAFAVMMGLIAVALLVLICTRRKTSSRQEADEKAAFGRVLVPLDREPKVVVIMAGEHAPSFLASAKPLAFVPAPAPRGAEADGAAAV